The Yersinia intermedia genome window below encodes:
- a CDS encoding NapC/NirT family cytochrome c, whose product MSKKQTGFAKRRRWGWLWLLLIGIIIGAALLAGTATVFHKTSDTAFCVSCHTMQQPLAEYQGSIHFQNTKGIRAECADCHVPHEPLDYLWTKIRAVKDIYGEVAGTINTPEKYEAHKLAMAQSVWKTLKETDSATCRSCHSFDAMDITGQSAEARIQHPVAIKKGETCIDCHKGVAHILPDMSEVTQAGAAELATAAAQTPATATTLYTIATEPFFMHAGDSHNAGNLMPSTQVEVVKQQGDQVLVDVKGWQQDGVAEVFYAAQGKRILSVLLGEDAQKALKTLNTQTDAETKLVWHQVALQVWLPKKQLVDDQQKIWRYAADMMSANCTGCHGLTALDRFNANQWIGVIKGMAPRTSLTQEQLRVMTQYVQKHASDMPAKL is encoded by the coding sequence ATGAGCAAGAAACAAACTGGTTTCGCTAAGCGACGCCGGTGGGGATGGTTATGGCTCCTGCTGATCGGCATCATTATCGGTGCTGCACTGTTAGCGGGTACCGCCACTGTTTTTCATAAAACCAGCGACACCGCGTTCTGCGTGTCCTGTCACACCATGCAACAGCCACTGGCTGAATATCAAGGCAGTATTCACTTCCAAAACACCAAAGGCATCCGAGCTGAATGTGCTGACTGCCATGTGCCTCACGAGCCACTCGATTATCTGTGGACCAAAATCCGTGCGGTCAAAGATATCTATGGTGAAGTGGCTGGCACAATCAATACACCTGAGAAATATGAAGCCCATAAACTCGCGATGGCGCAGTCGGTATGGAAAACGCTAAAAGAGACTGACTCGGCGACATGCCGCTCATGTCACAGCTTTGATGCGATGGACATCACCGGGCAAAGTGCTGAAGCCCGCATTCAGCATCCAGTAGCGATTAAGAAAGGTGAAACCTGTATCGATTGCCATAAAGGTGTGGCCCATATCCTGCCAGATATGAGTGAGGTGACCCAAGCGGGCGCAGCTGAATTGGCAACGGCGGCAGCACAAACCCCTGCAACAGCGACCACCTTATATACCATCGCCACCGAACCCTTCTTTATGCATGCTGGCGACAGCCATAACGCCGGTAACCTGATGCCTTCAACACAAGTTGAAGTGGTAAAACAACAAGGTGATCAGGTGCTGGTTGATGTTAAAGGCTGGCAACAAGATGGCGTGGCAGAAGTGTTCTATGCCGCACAAGGGAAACGTATTCTGAGCGTATTACTGGGCGAAGATGCACAAAAAGCGCTGAAAACATTGAACACGCAAACCGATGCAGAAACCAAGCTGGTTTGGCATCAAGTTGCACTACAGGTGTGGTTACCGAAGAAACAACTCGTTGATGATCAACAAAAAATTTGGCGCTATGCCGCTGATATGATGTCGGCCAACTGTACCGGTTGCCACGGTTTAACCGCACTGGATCGCTTTAACGCAAACCAATGGATTGGGGTAATCAAAGGCATGGCACCACGCACTTCCCTGACTCAGGAACAGTTGCGTGTGATGACACAGTATGTACAAAAACATGCCAGTGATATGCCGGCCAAGCTGTAA
- a CDS encoding nucleotide triphosphate diphosphatase NUDT15: MSVAVGVGVIIVNQQGEVLLGKRCGQHAPYWSIPGGHMEAGESFEQAAKREIAEETGLNIKEMNVIALCNNIATWREEGKHTVSVCLLAQHTGEQPELKEPDKCQQWRWCNPRELPEPHFEASRHAIDLWLNKQFYYPFN, encoded by the coding sequence ATGTCCGTTGCAGTCGGTGTGGGTGTCATTATCGTTAATCAGCAAGGTGAGGTATTACTGGGTAAGCGTTGCGGTCAGCATGCCCCTTATTGGTCGATTCCCGGTGGACATATGGAGGCTGGAGAGTCTTTTGAACAGGCGGCGAAGCGCGAAATAGCTGAAGAAACAGGCTTAAATATCAAAGAGATGAATGTTATCGCGCTGTGCAATAATATCGCCACTTGGCGTGAAGAGGGTAAACATACCGTTTCCGTTTGCTTGCTGGCACAACATACCGGCGAGCAACCAGAGCTGAAAGAGCCTGACAAGTGTCAGCAATGGCGGTGGTGCAATCCACGGGAATTGCCCGAACCCCACTTTGAAGCCAGCCGTCATGCCATCGATTTATGGTTAAATAAGCAGTTCTATTATCCCTTCAACTAA
- the fruB gene encoding fused PTS fructose transporter subunit IIA/HPr protein, with protein sequence MFQLSTQDIHLAAQADSKKEAITQVAAALTQAGCVAAAYVDGMLAREQQTSTYLGNGIAIPHGTTDTRDLVLNTGVQVFQFPQGIAWGEDQTAYIVIGIAARSDEHLSLLRQLTHVLSDDAVAARLAKTTSAEELRSLLMGEQKAAEFHFDTSLIAVDVAADNLITLQALNAGRLQQIGAVDARFVSDVITREPLNLGQGIWLSDSTEGNLVSAATVSRPVTAFEHHGEKVALLLTLSVADDQPLSVLNYLSDLLLAKKADALLKADAAALLALLTSEYVEQDEVLSAEFAIRNEHGLHARPGTILVNTIKQFTSEITVTNLDGTGKPANGRSLMKVVALGVKKGNRLRFTASGEDAQAALDAIGEAIAAGLGEGAA encoded by the coding sequence ATGTTCCAGTTATCTACGCAAGATATCCATCTGGCTGCCCAGGCAGACAGCAAAAAAGAAGCTATCACTCAGGTTGCCGCTGCGCTCACTCAGGCCGGTTGTGTTGCCGCCGCTTATGTTGATGGCATGCTGGCCCGCGAGCAGCAAACCTCGACTTATCTGGGTAATGGCATTGCCATTCCACATGGTACCACTGATACCCGCGACCTGGTGCTGAACACCGGTGTGCAGGTTTTCCAATTCCCGCAGGGTATTGCATGGGGTGAGGATCAAACGGCTTATATCGTTATCGGTATTGCCGCGCGTTCAGATGAACATCTGTCATTGTTACGCCAACTTACCCACGTTTTAAGTGATGATGCCGTTGCCGCGCGCCTGGCGAAAACCACCTCGGCTGAAGAGTTACGCAGTTTGCTGATGGGTGAGCAAAAGGCCGCTGAATTCCATTTCGACACGTCGCTGATCGCAGTCGATGTGGCGGCTGACAATCTAATCACGCTGCAAGCGCTGAATGCCGGTCGTTTGCAACAAATCGGCGCAGTAGATGCCCGTTTTGTTAGCGATGTCATTACCCGTGAGCCACTCAATTTGGGGCAGGGTATCTGGCTGAGCGACAGTACCGAAGGCAATTTGGTCAGTGCTGCCACAGTTAGCCGCCCGGTCACTGCATTTGAGCACCATGGTGAAAAAGTGGCTCTGTTGCTGACGCTCTCTGTGGCTGATGATCAACCGCTGTCGGTATTAAATTATTTAAGTGACTTATTGTTAGCGAAAAAAGCTGACGCGTTGCTGAAGGCTGATGCCGCCGCCTTGTTGGCGCTGCTCACCAGTGAGTATGTCGAGCAGGATGAAGTATTAAGCGCTGAGTTTGCAATCCGCAATGAACACGGGTTACATGCGCGCCCAGGGACGATTTTAGTCAATACAATCAAACAGTTTACCAGTGAAATCACCGTGACCAATCTGGACGGCACGGGTAAACCCGCTAATGGACGTAGTCTGATGAAAGTTGTGGCTTTAGGGGTTAAAAAAGGCAATCGCCTGCGCTTTACCGCCAGTGGTGAAGATGCACAAGCAGCATTAGATGCTATCGGTGAAGCTATCGCCGCTGGCTTGGGCGAGGGTGCAGCATGA
- the fruK gene encoding 1-phosphofructokinase, which yields MSRRVATITLNPAYDLVGFCPEIERGEVNLVKTAGLHAAGKGINVAKVLKDLGIDVTVGGFLGKDNQDGFQLLFSELGIANRFQVVPGRTRINVKLTEKDGEVTDFNFSGFEVNKPDWDRFVTDSLSWLGQFDMVAVSGSLPEGVNPDDFTDWMKRLRSQCPCIIFDSSREALVAGLKASPWLVKPNRRELEIWAGRPLPELGDVVDAAHALRDQGIAHVVISLGAEGALWVNASGAWLAKPPACEVVSTVGAGDSMVGGLIYGLLMRESSEHTLRLATAVAALAVSQSNVGITDRPQLAAMMAKVDLKPFN from the coding sequence ATGAGCAGAAGAGTTGCAACTATCACGCTGAACCCGGCATACGATCTGGTGGGTTTTTGCCCTGAAATTGAACGCGGTGAAGTTAACTTGGTGAAAACTGCCGGTTTACATGCTGCGGGTAAAGGGATCAATGTTGCCAAAGTGCTGAAAGACTTAGGGATTGATGTCACGGTCGGTGGTTTCCTGGGTAAAGATAACCAAGACGGTTTTCAACTGTTATTCAGCGAACTGGGCATCGCTAACCGCTTTCAGGTGGTGCCGGGCCGTACTCGTATTAACGTCAAACTGACGGAAAAAGATGGCGAAGTGACAGATTTCAACTTCTCTGGTTTTGAAGTCAATAAACCGGATTGGGATCGTTTTGTAACTGACTCGCTGAGCTGGTTGGGGCAATTCGATATGGTTGCGGTCAGTGGCAGCTTGCCTGAAGGCGTTAACCCTGATGACTTTACCGATTGGATGAAGCGCCTGCGCAGCCAATGTCCGTGCATTATTTTCGATAGCAGCCGTGAAGCATTGGTTGCAGGTCTGAAAGCCTCACCTTGGTTGGTGAAACCTAATCGTCGTGAGTTGGAAATCTGGGCGGGTCGACCATTGCCTGAATTGGGTGATGTGGTCGATGCCGCGCACGCTTTGCGTGATCAAGGAATTGCCCATGTGGTGATTTCTCTCGGGGCCGAAGGGGCGTTGTGGGTCAATGCGTCGGGTGCCTGGTTGGCAAAACCACCTGCCTGCGAAGTGGTCAGTACCGTCGGTGCTGGTGATTCGATGGTCGGTGGTCTGATTTATGGTTTGTTAATGCGCGAGTCCAGCGAACACACGCTGCGTCTGGCAACAGCAGTTGCTGCTTTGGCCGTGAGTCAGAGCAATGTTGGTATTACGGATCGCCCGCAGTTGGCAGCCATGATGGCAAAAGTCGACCTAAAACCCTTTAATTAA
- the fruA gene encoding PTS fructose transporter subunit IIBC: protein MKTLLIIDSSLGQARGHLATLMLGAAAAKAGLSWVENAADAELVIVAGQSAPADSALNGKKLYIGDVEKAVRDPDAFLAQAIAQAKPYQAAVAVAPATTTVAGPKRIVAITACPTGVAHTFMAAEAIESEAKKRGWWVKVETRGSVGAGNAITPEEVAAADLVIVAADIEVDLDKFAGKPMYRTTTGLALKKTVQELDKALVEAEVYQPKTGSSTGTKKTETGGPYRHLLTGVSYMLPMVVAGGLCIALSFVFGIKAFEVKGTLAAALMQIGGGSAFALMVPVLAGFIAFSIADRPGLTPGLIGGMLAVSTGAGFLGGIIAGFLAGYVAKAISTKLRLPQSMEALKPILIIPLVASLIVGLIMIYVVGTPVAKIMAGLTHWLQSMGTANAVLLGAILGAMMCTDMGGPVNKAAYAFGVALLSSSVYAPMAAIMAAGMVPPLAMGLATLLARHKFDKGEQEGGKAALVLGLCFISEGAIPFAARDPMRVLPCCIAGGALTGALSMAFGAQLMAPHGGLFVLLIPGAIHPVLLYLVAIIAGTVLAGGLYAMLKRADVVVAKAA, encoded by the coding sequence ATGAAAACGCTACTAATAATAGACAGTTCGCTCGGGCAGGCCAGAGGCCACCTTGCGACACTGATGTTGGGTGCTGCGGCGGCAAAAGCAGGACTGAGCTGGGTTGAGAATGCCGCCGATGCAGAGTTGGTGATCGTCGCTGGGCAATCAGCCCCGGCTGACAGTGCGCTGAACGGTAAAAAACTCTATATCGGTGATGTGGAAAAAGCAGTGCGCGATCCTGACGCTTTCCTGGCGCAAGCCATTGCGCAGGCTAAGCCCTATCAGGCTGCGGTTGCTGTCGCACCTGCGACTACCACGGTGGCTGGCCCGAAACGTATTGTCGCTATTACTGCCTGCCCGACAGGCGTAGCACACACCTTTATGGCTGCTGAAGCCATTGAAAGTGAAGCGAAAAAACGTGGCTGGTGGGTGAAGGTAGAAACCCGAGGCTCCGTTGGTGCCGGTAATGCAATTACACCAGAAGAAGTGGCTGCGGCAGATCTGGTGATTGTTGCTGCAGATATTGAAGTGGATTTGGATAAGTTTGCTGGCAAACCGATGTACCGCACCACGACAGGTTTGGCACTGAAGAAAACCGTACAAGAGCTGGATAAAGCACTGGTTGAAGCTGAAGTTTATCAGCCAAAAACCGGCAGCAGTACTGGCACCAAAAAAACAGAAACCGGTGGTCCTTATCGTCACCTGTTAACGGGCGTGTCTTACATGTTGCCAATGGTAGTTGCTGGCGGCTTGTGTATCGCTCTGTCATTTGTGTTCGGTATTAAAGCCTTTGAAGTGAAAGGCACATTGGCTGCGGCCTTGATGCAAATAGGCGGGGGTTCTGCTTTTGCGTTGATGGTGCCTGTTCTGGCCGGTTTCATTGCATTCTCAATTGCTGATCGTCCGGGTCTGACCCCAGGCTTGATTGGCGGTATGTTGGCAGTGAGTACGGGGGCGGGTTTCCTCGGCGGTATTATCGCCGGCTTCCTGGCCGGTTATGTGGCGAAAGCAATCAGCACTAAACTGCGCTTGCCGCAAAGTATGGAAGCACTTAAACCGATATTGATTATTCCACTGGTTGCCAGCCTGATAGTGGGTTTGATTATGATTTATGTGGTCGGTACGCCGGTGGCAAAAATCATGGCAGGTCTGACTCACTGGCTGCAATCCATGGGTACCGCCAATGCCGTGTTGTTGGGGGCTATCCTCGGTGCCATGATGTGTACCGATATGGGTGGGCCGGTGAACAAAGCCGCCTATGCGTTTGGTGTGGCACTCCTGAGTTCTTCTGTTTACGCACCGATGGCCGCTATCATGGCCGCAGGGATGGTTCCTCCGCTGGCGATGGGGCTGGCAACACTGTTGGCACGTCACAAGTTTGACAAAGGTGAGCAGGAAGGGGGCAAGGCTGCACTGGTTCTGGGGCTGTGCTTTATCTCTGAAGGGGCAATTCCGTTTGCCGCCCGTGATCCGATGCGTGTCTTGCCGTGCTGTATCGCTGGTGGTGCCCTGACAGGTGCACTGTCTATGGCATTCGGTGCACAACTGATGGCCCCACACGGCGGTTTGTTCGTGTTACTGATCCCTGGCGCAATTCATCCAGTGCTGCTGTATCTGGTGGCAATCATTGCCGGTACGGTATTGGCAGGTGGTCTGTATGCGATGTTGAAACGCGCTGATGTCGTGGTCGCAAAAGCGGCATAA
- the nfo gene encoding deoxyribonuclease IV, which translates to MKFVGAHVSAAGGVDQAVIRAHELEATAFALFTKNQRQWRAAPLAEDVIEKFKQACELYGYTSAQILPHDSYLINLGHPVTDALDKSREAFIDEMARCQQLGLSLLNFHPGSHLLQIDEDKCLARIAESINMALDVSEGVTAVIENTAGQGSNLGFKFEHLAAIIDGVEDKSRVGVCIDTCHAFAAGYDLRTEDDCEHTFKQLSNIVGFQYLRGMHLNDAKSEFNSRVDRHHSLGEGNIGKTVFSYIMRDPRFDNIPLILETVNPDIWAEEIAWLKSQAELTS; encoded by the coding sequence ATGAAATTTGTCGGTGCACATGTCAGCGCAGCAGGTGGTGTAGATCAGGCTGTGATTCGGGCGCACGAACTTGAGGCCACTGCCTTTGCCCTGTTTACCAAGAATCAACGTCAGTGGCGTGCCGCCCCACTGGCTGAAGATGTCATAGAAAAGTTTAAACAAGCTTGCGAGCTATACGGTTATACCTCCGCTCAAATTCTGCCACATGACAGCTACCTGATTAACTTGGGTCACCCCGTCACCGACGCGCTGGATAAATCCCGCGAAGCCTTTATTGATGAGATGGCCCGCTGCCAACAACTGGGCCTGTCATTACTCAATTTCCATCCCGGTAGCCATTTACTGCAAATTGATGAAGATAAGTGTCTGGCACGTATCGCCGAATCCATCAATATGGCGCTTGATGTTAGTGAGGGGGTGACGGCCGTGATTGAAAACACCGCCGGTCAGGGCAGTAATTTGGGGTTTAAGTTTGAGCATCTGGCCGCCATCATTGATGGGGTAGAAGATAAGAGCCGCGTCGGCGTCTGCATTGATACCTGCCATGCTTTCGCTGCCGGTTATGATCTGCGCACAGAAGACGATTGCGAACATACCTTCAAACAACTTAGCAATATCGTCGGGTTCCAGTATCTGCGCGGTATGCATCTTAATGATGCGAAAAGCGAATTTAACAGCCGAGTCGATCGACACCACAGTCTCGGTGAGGGCAATATCGGTAAAACCGTCTTCAGCTATATTATGCGAGATCCCCGTTTTGATAATATCCCGCTGATTTTAGAAACGGTCAATCCTGATATTTGGGCTGAAGAGATAGCCTGGCTGAAGTCACAAGCTGAACTCACAAGCTAA
- a CDS encoding YeiH family protein: MATSHTKELRRAHQFPLSRYIAGLVLTGVITGLALNVGDMPWFINMGLGALTLAILFGIVVGNTLYPWVQPACSDGVVFAKQHLLRLGIILYGFRLTFQQVADVGATGMVIDLLTLSSTFVLACWLGKRVFGLDQQTVMLIGAGSSICGAAAIMATEPVLKADASKVAVAVATVVIFGTLAIFVYPWLYQLNLHYQWLPFSQETFGIFAGSTIHEVAQVVAAGHAIGDQAENAAVITKMIRVMMLAPFLLLLSAYLARCNIKTRSEKREKSAITIPWFAVIFILMAGFNSLNLLPAAWVSHLITLDTILLAMAMAALGLTTHVGSIRQAGVKPLLLALLLFVWLIVGGTGINLLVQHIAA; the protein is encoded by the coding sequence ATGGCGACTTCTCATACTAAAGAACTCCGTCGAGCACATCAGTTCCCCCTAAGCCGCTATATTGCGGGCTTGGTGTTAACCGGCGTGATTACCGGCTTGGCACTCAACGTGGGTGATATGCCGTGGTTTATCAATATGGGATTGGGGGCACTGACGCTGGCCATTCTGTTTGGCATCGTGGTAGGTAATACCTTGTACCCGTGGGTACAACCGGCCTGCTCAGACGGTGTGGTCTTTGCCAAACAGCATTTACTGCGACTGGGTATCATTTTGTATGGCTTCCGGCTGACCTTTCAACAAGTGGCGGATGTGGGGGCTACCGGTATGGTTATTGACCTTTTAACGCTCAGTTCGACCTTTGTGCTGGCATGCTGGTTGGGTAAACGGGTATTTGGTCTGGATCAGCAAACCGTGATGTTAATTGGAGCCGGTAGCAGTATTTGTGGCGCTGCAGCCATTATGGCTACCGAGCCGGTGCTGAAAGCCGATGCCAGTAAAGTGGCGGTTGCTGTCGCTACTGTGGTGATTTTCGGCACGCTCGCCATTTTTGTCTACCCGTGGCTGTATCAACTCAACCTGCATTACCAATGGTTGCCATTTAGTCAGGAAACCTTTGGTATTTTTGCCGGTTCAACGATTCATGAGGTCGCACAAGTAGTTGCCGCCGGGCATGCCATCGGTGATCAGGCTGAAAATGCCGCCGTGATTACTAAAATGATCCGCGTGATGATGCTGGCTCCGTTCCTGTTGCTACTCTCAGCTTATTTGGCGCGTTGCAACATCAAAACCCGTAGTGAAAAACGTGAAAAAAGTGCCATCACTATTCCTTGGTTTGCGGTGATATTTATTCTGATGGCCGGTTTTAACTCACTGAATCTATTACCTGCGGCTTGGGTGAGCCATCTCATTACGCTGGACACCATATTGCTGGCGATGGCAATGGCGGCACTCGGATTGACTACACATGTGGGTTCCATCCGTCAGGCCGGTGTAAAACCATTATTATTGGCACTGCTACTGTTTGTCTGGCTGATCGTCGGTGGGACCGGCATCAATTTGCTGGTTCAGCATATCGCTGCATGA
- the yieE gene encoding DNA-binding transcriptional regulator YeiE — MHITLRQLEVFTEVLKSGSTTQASVVLALSQSAVSAALADLEGQLRVQLFDRVGKRLVTNEHGRLLYPKALALLDQAIEIEQLFLQDLGALRIAASSTIGNYMLPGMIAKYRRDFPDTPLELNIGNSQDVIEAVADFRGDLGLIEGPCHMPELMTKAWQQDELVVFAAPDNPLCHKMLALEELADAAWILRERGSGTREVLDHLLLAKLPHFKLVMELGNSEAIKRAVRYGMGISCLSRRVIADQLASGELIALNIPLPPLIRTLYLIHHRQKHISNALQRFLSYCQEEV; from the coding sequence ATGCACATAACCTTACGTCAACTTGAAGTCTTTACTGAGGTGCTAAAAAGCGGGTCTACGACCCAAGCCTCGGTTGTGCTCGCGCTTTCACAATCGGCAGTCAGCGCTGCGTTGGCGGATTTGGAAGGGCAATTGAGGGTGCAACTGTTTGATAGGGTCGGTAAGCGTTTAGTCACCAATGAGCATGGGCGGTTGCTTTATCCCAAAGCATTGGCATTGCTGGATCAGGCAATTGAAATAGAACAACTTTTTTTGCAAGACTTAGGCGCGTTGCGGATTGCTGCTAGCAGCACTATTGGCAACTATATGCTACCGGGCATGATTGCTAAATACCGGCGTGATTTTCCTGACACACCGTTGGAATTGAATATTGGTAATAGTCAGGATGTGATTGAAGCAGTGGCAGATTTTCGTGGTGATCTGGGGCTGATTGAAGGGCCGTGCCATATGCCGGAACTGATGACCAAAGCCTGGCAACAGGATGAGTTGGTGGTGTTTGCGGCCCCGGATAATCCGCTATGCCACAAAATGCTGGCATTGGAAGAACTGGCCGATGCGGCTTGGATCCTACGAGAGCGCGGTTCTGGCACCCGCGAAGTGCTCGATCACTTACTGTTGGCGAAATTACCACATTTCAAATTGGTCATGGAGCTGGGGAATTCAGAGGCGATTAAGCGGGCGGTGCGTTATGGCATGGGGATCAGTTGCTTGTCGCGCCGGGTGATTGCCGATCAACTGGCTAGCGGTGAACTGATCGCACTCAATATTCCTTTGCCGCCACTGATACGCACCTTATATCTGATTCATCATCGGCAAAAACATATCTCTAACGCCTTGCAACGCTTTCTCAGCTACTGCCAGGAAGAGGTCTGA
- a CDS encoding amino acid permease — MTQQNTKIPVQQGAQRLRRELKSRHLAMIAIGGSIGTGLFVASGATVSQAGPGGALLSYALIGLMVYFLMTSLGELAAFMPVSGSFSTYGSKYVEEGFGFALGWNYWYNWAVTIAVDLVAAQLVMNYWFPDAPGWIWSALFLALMFLLNYISVKGFGEAEYWFSLIKVTTVIIFIIIGVMMISGIMKGGESAGWHNWTIGDAPFAGGFSAMIGVAMIVGFSFQGTELIGIAAGESKDPGKNIPRAVRKVFWRILLFYIFAILIISLIIPYTDPSLLRNDVKDISVSPFTLVFQNAGLLSAAAVMNAVILTAVLSAGNSGMYASTRMLFTLASEGKAPRIFAKLSKGGVPRNALYATTVVAGLCFLSSMFGNQTVYLWLLNTSGMTGFIAWLGIAISHYRFRRGYMMQGRDLNDLPYQSGFFPIGPIFAFVLCLIITLGQNYQAFLQDRIDWYGVTATYIGIPLFLVIWFGYKLSRGTKVIKYQEMEFPKWRDDSEDNLEPTKPVMTSD; from the coding sequence ATGACTCAGCAAAATACTAAAATCCCAGTGCAGCAGGGTGCGCAGCGTTTACGCCGGGAGCTTAAATCACGGCATTTAGCCATGATTGCTATCGGTGGATCTATTGGTACCGGTTTGTTTGTTGCCTCCGGGGCAACGGTATCGCAAGCAGGCCCAGGTGGAGCATTGCTCTCCTATGCATTGATTGGCCTGATGGTTTATTTCCTGATGACCAGTCTTGGTGAACTGGCGGCGTTTATGCCGGTATCAGGCTCATTCTCAACATACGGTTCCAAATACGTTGAGGAAGGCTTCGGCTTCGCCCTTGGTTGGAACTACTGGTATAACTGGGCCGTTACTATCGCTGTTGACTTGGTCGCGGCACAATTGGTAATGAATTACTGGTTCCCAGACGCTCCCGGCTGGATCTGGAGTGCGCTGTTCCTCGCCCTGATGTTTTTACTGAACTACATATCAGTAAAAGGCTTTGGTGAAGCGGAGTACTGGTTCTCACTGATTAAAGTCACCACGGTCATTATTTTCATCATTATTGGTGTAATGATGATTAGCGGCATTATGAAAGGCGGTGAGAGTGCAGGTTGGCACAACTGGACCATCGGCGATGCCCCCTTTGCGGGTGGCTTCTCGGCGATGATTGGTGTGGCAATGATTGTTGGTTTCTCCTTCCAGGGCACTGAACTGATCGGTATTGCGGCTGGTGAATCAAAAGATCCAGGCAAAAATATTCCGCGTGCAGTGCGCAAGGTGTTCTGGCGTATTCTGCTGTTCTATATCTTTGCCATTTTGATTATCAGCCTGATTATTCCGTATACCGATCCAAGTCTGTTACGCAATGATGTTAAAGATATCAGTGTTAGCCCATTCACGCTGGTATTCCAGAATGCAGGTTTGTTGTCAGCGGCAGCAGTAATGAATGCGGTTATCCTGACGGCCGTTTTGTCAGCCGGTAATTCGGGGATGTATGCCTCAACCCGTATGCTGTTTACTCTGGCTTCAGAAGGTAAAGCGCCACGTATCTTTGCCAAGCTGTCTAAGGGGGGAGTGCCACGTAATGCACTGTATGCCACCACGGTAGTTGCTGGATTGTGCTTCCTAAGTTCAATGTTTGGTAACCAGACCGTGTATCTGTGGTTACTTAATACGTCAGGTATGACAGGCTTTATCGCTTGGTTGGGCATTGCTATCAGCCATTACCGTTTCCGCCGTGGTTATATGATGCAAGGCCGTGACTTGAACGACTTACCGTATCAGTCCGGTTTCTTCCCAATAGGGCCAATTTTTGCCTTCGTACTGTGCTTGATTATTACCTTAGGGCAGAATTATCAGGCCTTCCTACAAGACCGCATTGATTGGTATGGCGTGACTGCAACCTATATTGGTATTCCATTATTCCTGGTGATTTGGTTCGGCTATAAATTGAGTCGTGGTACTAAGGTTATCAAATACCAAGAGATGGAATTCCCGAAATGGCGTGATGACAGTGAAGATAATCTTGAGCCGACAAAACCGGTGATGACTTCTGACTAG